One window of uncultured Erythrobacter sp. genomic DNA carries:
- a CDS encoding TetR/AcrR family transcriptional regulator: protein MTETTNQRSRILEAAQGILRKDGVEALSVRNIAKRAGLSTMGVYSYFGGKDQVCEELYIAGFRDLATAVARARTDEDPEAVVVESTRNYLEFYQHNENRYALMFGMGASDYTPGETAKRAARESFEVAISLVQPLTEYLNTTSEAERLALQIWASTHGFIAIKPHASGIDEGVWQELVIESTRQLIRGQAIG, encoded by the coding sequence ATGACTGAAACCACAAATCAACGCTCACGGATTCTGGAAGCCGCCCAGGGCATCCTTCGCAAAGACGGGGTCGAGGCACTCTCAGTCCGCAACATCGCCAAGCGCGCAGGTCTTTCCACGATGGGCGTCTACAGCTATTTCGGTGGGAAGGATCAGGTCTGCGAAGAGCTCTACATTGCCGGTTTTCGCGACTTGGCCACGGCCGTGGCAAGAGCCCGGACCGACGAAGACCCTGAGGCCGTGGTTGTGGAGTCCACAAGAAACTACCTGGAATTCTACCAGCACAACGAGAACCGATACGCGCTGATGTTTGGAATGGGCGCTTCTGACTACACCCCCGGAGAAACCGCAAAGCGAGCTGCGCGTGAGAGCTTTGAGGTGGCTATCAGCCTGGTTCAGCCTCTAACCGAATATCTCAATACTACGTCCGAGGCAGAGCGTCTTGCGCTCCAAATCTGGGCAAGCACCCACGGTTTCATAGCTATCAAGCCCCACGCGTCAGGCATCGATGAAGGCGTATGGCAGGAACTAGTAATTGAAAGCACACGGCAGCTCATTCGCGGGCAAGCAATCGGCTGA
- a CDS encoding GNAT family protein — translation MRSLRDADIAALYPTLSDEAQCLYLTRPAFTSHEELCGWLTDPAWPGLTWIAERADGSVAGRFVAHTAHEEGVEEIGYITCKDAQGTGVARECTAALIAHRFETGARKITAEVDARNTASVRLLERLGFTREAHLREHETTHAGVCDVYLYGLLAREWKA, via the coding sequence ATGCGGTCCTTGCGCGATGCGGACATTGCCGCGCTTTACCCGACGCTCTCTGACGAGGCGCAGTGCCTCTATCTCACGCGGCCCGCTTTCACCTCACATGAGGAGCTGTGCGGCTGGCTCACCGATCCGGCATGGCCCGGCCTCACATGGATTGCCGAACGCGCGGACGGCTCGGTTGCGGGGCGTTTCGTGGCCCACACCGCGCATGAGGAAGGCGTCGAGGAGATCGGCTACATCACCTGCAAGGACGCGCAAGGGACAGGCGTTGCGCGCGAATGCACCGCCGCCTTGATCGCCCACCGTTTCGAGACCGGCGCGCGCAAAATCACCGCCGAAGTCGACGCCCGCAACACCGCCTCTGTCCGCCTGCTCGAACGCCTCGGCTTCACCCGCGAAGCCCATCTGCGCGAGCACGAGACGACCCATGCAGGCGTATGCGACGTCTATCTCTACGGCCTACTCGCCCGCGAGTGGAAGGCCTAA
- a CDS encoding 2-hydroxychromene-2-carboxylate isomerase, with amino-acid sequence MANRVELIFDFVSPNAYLIWWPLRDLLKRTGAELDVTPVFLGGMHKLTGNAPPMIRDADVKGKVEYSMLEMRRFIAKHQLSKYKLHPQFPFNSITLQRMCFAADQDGRAVQFVEGLLPAIWEEGIDITDPATLGAAVAAAGFDPQDLFARSQSDEVKQGLIANTDHAVARGAFGIPTMFVGPKGGETEMFFGKERLDQVEDELAKG; translated from the coding sequence ATGGCAAACCGCGTCGAGCTGATTTTCGATTTCGTCAGCCCCAATGCCTATCTGATCTGGTGGCCGCTGCGCGACCTTCTCAAGCGCACAGGGGCAGAGCTGGATGTGACGCCGGTGTTTCTGGGCGGGATGCACAAGCTTACCGGCAACGCTCCGCCGATGATCCGCGACGCCGATGTGAAGGGCAAGGTCGAATATTCGATGCTGGAGATGCGGCGCTTTATCGCAAAGCACCAGCTGTCGAAGTACAAGCTCCACCCGCAATTCCCGTTTAACTCGATCACCTTGCAGCGCATGTGCTTTGCCGCCGATCAGGACGGGCGCGCGGTGCAATTTGTCGAGGGGCTGCTGCCCGCGATCTGGGAGGAGGGCATCGACATCACCGATCCCGCCACTCTCGGCGCAGCGGTGGCGGCGGCAGGTTTCGATCCGCAAGACCTGTTCGCGCGTTCGCAGAGCGATGAGGTCAAGCAGGGGCTGATCGCCAACACCGATCACGCGGTCGCGCGCGGTGCGTTTGGCATCCCGACGATGTTCGTGGGCCCAAAAGGGGGCGAAACCGAGATGTTCTTCGGCAAGGAACGGCTCGATCAGGTCGAGGACGAGCTGGCCAAGGGGTAG
- a CDS encoding FkbM family methyltransferase yields the protein MTEAFDPFWKAAAAHVRDAGYKPAHVLAPAGFHALLPGCWSADNAPNFARLGAVIIHKGRIEEVPGEHLLSATRFFTPTFANEVFVIYSHSGEPVAPDNPHLLDRDKMISDALLAAWRRPARHPRTSRAPSTYVGDGRVLLETAFGHLMLVNGADTAIAPHLIRDGYYDRNLTDVIGDLLEPGMTFIDIGANFGTYSLIGAACVGDAGRVIAVEPAPEIAALLFENIVMNGFEGRTEIVRCALGEAEGTLTLYEFATRQGSNTMLAGVAEAARSDYGETISTREVECRTLDRTVADLALDRVDLVKIDVEGFEHQVLAGARQTLSQYRPKLILEWHTDFFDGNPEKAQALRNLLTEELGYRLKRIEPDARAHEVSLDRLMEHGHSDVLAEPV from the coding sequence ATGACCGAAGCCTTCGATCCCTTTTGGAAAGCTGCAGCGGCGCATGTCCGCGATGCCGGGTACAAGCCTGCGCATGTTCTCGCTCCGGCCGGCTTCCATGCGTTGCTGCCGGGATGCTGGTCAGCCGACAATGCGCCCAACTTTGCGCGATTGGGCGCGGTTATCATCCATAAGGGCAGGATCGAGGAAGTGCCGGGTGAGCACCTCCTTTCGGCGACCAGATTCTTCACCCCGACCTTCGCCAACGAAGTTTTCGTAATCTATTCGCATTCTGGCGAGCCGGTTGCGCCTGATAATCCGCACCTGTTGGACCGTGACAAGATGATCAGCGATGCGCTTCTTGCAGCGTGGCGCAGACCGGCGCGCCACCCTCGAACATCGCGGGCGCCATCGACCTATGTCGGGGATGGGCGGGTGCTGCTTGAGACTGCATTCGGGCACCTTATGCTGGTAAATGGGGCGGACACTGCGATCGCACCGCACCTTATCCGCGACGGATATTATGATCGCAATCTGACCGACGTGATCGGCGACCTGCTCGAGCCGGGCATGACTTTTATCGATATCGGCGCGAATTTCGGCACTTATTCGCTGATAGGAGCCGCGTGTGTAGGCGATGCGGGCCGTGTGATCGCGGTCGAACCTGCCCCCGAAATCGCCGCCTTGCTGTTCGAAAATATCGTCATGAACGGTTTCGAAGGCCGCACCGAGATTGTGCGCTGCGCCTTGGGTGAGGCCGAGGGCACGCTGACCCTATACGAGTTCGCCACGAGGCAGGGCAGCAACACGATGCTGGCCGGTGTCGCAGAAGCGGCGCGGTCTGATTATGGTGAGACGATCTCGACCCGCGAAGTGGAGTGCCGCACACTCGACCGAACTGTCGCCGACCTTGCGCTCGACCGCGTCGATCTGGTCAAGATCGATGTCGAAGGTTTTGAGCATCAGGTGCTGGCGGGTGCGCGTCAAACGCTGTCGCAATATCGGCCAAAGCTGATCCTCGAATGGCACACCGACTTCTTCGACGGGAATCCAGAAAAGGCGCAGGCGCTGCGCAATCTGCTGACCGAAGAGCTGGGCTACCGCCTCAAACGGATCGAACCAGACGCGCGCGCCCACGAGGTCAGCCTCGACAGGCTGATGGAGCACGGACATTCTGACGTCTTGGCCGAACCGGTGTGA
- a CDS encoding TetR/AcrR family transcriptional regulator — MQSAKLSRETLLPLLAAHVIANGLGGASLRPLAKAAGTSDRMLIYHFGNKETLIADLLDYIAGIYSGALEMAMGSERSQTRGELVARILEQINLPAMQGFMSLWWEIVAGAARGMPGYKQAAEEMMTRQLEWLKQRMPEGDPDPEGGARYLMTLIEGALMLGTVGHESTAREGVLAGNLTPD, encoded by the coding sequence AAACTTTCCCGCGAAACGCTGCTGCCGCTGCTCGCTGCGCACGTCATAGCCAATGGGCTGGGCGGGGCGAGCCTGCGTCCGCTTGCCAAAGCGGCGGGGACTTCTGACCGGATGCTGATCTATCATTTCGGCAATAAGGAGACGCTGATTGCAGACCTGCTCGACTATATAGCAGGCATCTATTCGGGCGCGCTCGAAATGGCGATGGGGAGCGAACGTTCGCAGACCAGAGGTGAGTTGGTGGCTCGCATTCTGGAGCAGATCAACTTGCCCGCCATGCAGGGCTTCATGTCGCTATGGTGGGAAATTGTAGCAGGCGCAGCGCGCGGCATGCCTGGCTACAAACAGGCTGCCGAGGAGATGATGACCCGTCAGCTCGAATGGCTCAAGCAGCGAATGCCCGAAGGCGATCCCGATCCCGAAGGCGGCGCACGCTATCTGATGACGCTGATCGAAGGCGCGCTAATGCTCGGCACGGTCGGGCATGAGTCGACTGCGAGGGAAGGCGTGCTTGCGGGCAACCTCACTCCCGACTAA
- a CDS encoding carotenoid oxygenase family protein — protein sequence MPTSPWVQGAYEPVLNEIEAFDLEVEGSIPSDLNGILARIGPNPIGEVPPDHNLFNGEGMVHTLTLKNGRAQTYRNRWVRTEPVARKLGEHTDLDPIENTDVANTHIFPFAGSLYALTETAIPYKVNEDLETLGREDFSGFIDTGFSAHPHVDPKTGEMHAIGYDNDADPSVTHYVIAPDGTPLRKNRIALGSAIMIHDFAATETFAIIWDLPLLFDVEAAKRGSKAPYKWTPGYEAKVGLRRLDAEDASVHWFDAPEAFIFHAVNAWEERGEDGSIAKVHCDVIRRDSMFASDSTGPGDMAIPQLYRWTMDLDTGAMTEELIDPRAQEFGRIDDRYWGRKNGFSVTTELFRFTGDTGIIVYDGNGRTQEWSFGKGAATSEAVFVPHDEDAGEGEGYILATATNVAKRTAKAAIFDAQNVKKGPLAEIKLPQRLPVTFHGSWIPEATA from the coding sequence ATGCCTACTAGTCCCTGGGTTCAAGGTGCTTACGAGCCTGTCCTGAACGAGATCGAAGCTTTTGATCTGGAGGTCGAAGGCTCCATACCGTCCGACCTGAACGGTATACTTGCTCGGATAGGCCCCAATCCGATCGGTGAAGTTCCTCCCGACCACAATCTCTTCAATGGCGAGGGGATGGTGCATACGCTCACGCTAAAAAATGGCCGCGCGCAGACCTATCGCAATCGTTGGGTGCGCACCGAACCCGTTGCCCGCAAGCTTGGTGAACACACTGATCTCGATCCTATTGAGAACACTGATGTTGCGAACACGCATATCTTCCCGTTCGCCGGGTCGCTCTATGCCCTCACCGAAACCGCAATCCCATACAAGGTCAACGAAGATCTGGAGACGCTTGGGAGAGAGGACTTTTCGGGCTTTATCGATACCGGCTTTTCCGCGCACCCTCACGTCGATCCGAAGACCGGCGAGATGCATGCTATCGGATACGACAACGATGCTGATCCGAGCGTCACACACTATGTGATCGCCCCGGACGGCACACCGCTGCGCAAGAACAGGATCGCTCTTGGCAGCGCCATCATGATCCATGACTTTGCAGCGACTGAAACCTTCGCGATCATATGGGATCTACCCCTGCTGTTTGATGTCGAAGCGGCCAAGCGAGGCTCAAAAGCGCCCTACAAATGGACGCCGGGCTATGAAGCAAAGGTGGGTCTTCGTCGCCTTGATGCTGAAGACGCAAGTGTGCACTGGTTCGACGCACCGGAGGCTTTCATCTTTCACGCCGTCAATGCGTGGGAAGAACGCGGCGAAGACGGTTCAATTGCAAAAGTTCACTGCGACGTGATCCGGCGCGACAGTATGTTCGCAAGTGACAGCACGGGCCCAGGCGACATGGCGATCCCGCAGCTCTATCGCTGGACAATGGACCTTGATACAGGCGCAATGACAGAGGAATTGATTGATCCCCGCGCGCAGGAATTTGGGCGCATCGACGACCGGTATTGGGGCCGCAAGAACGGGTTCAGCGTCACGACCGAACTGTTCCGCTTCACCGGCGATACTGGCATCATCGTCTATGATGGCAACGGCCGAACGCAGGAATGGAGTTTCGGCAAGGGCGCAGCCACGAGCGAGGCCGTGTTCGTACCCCATGACGAAGATGCAGGCGAGGGAGAGGGCTATATTCTCGCAACAGCGACCAATGTCGCCAAGCGGACCGCAAAGGCGGCGATTTTCGATGCGCAAAACGTGAAGAAAGGACCGCTGGCTGAGATCAAACTACCGCAGAGGTTACCGGTCACCTTCCACGGCAGTTGGATTCCAGAAGCTACTGCCTGA
- a CDS encoding phosphotransferase, producing the protein MSGFPTHPDHVTPDWLSAAASPASAITDTRWEPIGTGQVGDSVRFHCTHADGSASTLAAKFPAADAKSRATAAMLGLYAKEVRFYADIAPHLGVRVPQTFAAEVSEDGGEFVLLFEDLGPARGGNQLDSCSIEDARAAIRQAAAFHAPSWHNEAVIGAEWLRTPPAVTAQIRALYPQAQAEFAKRYSDVLEPEFMALCEQIAAMPELFSSREKPPQCLTHGDFRLDNMLFDIRGGAEPIAVLDWQTVSAGNAMHDIGYFLGTGIGDALRRAHEDELLDLYCDEMSARGVPLTRADIWDDYRRGALHGVTTAVFSAAFVERTERGDANFLSMARGGCALALEHDSIGALKEAG; encoded by the coding sequence GTGAGCGGTTTTCCCACTCATCCCGACCACGTCACGCCCGACTGGCTGAGCGCCGCGGCAAGTCCAGCGAGCGCGATCACAGACACGCGCTGGGAGCCCATCGGCACCGGCCAGGTCGGCGATAGCGTGCGCTTCCACTGCACCCACGCCGACGGCAGCGCATCAACACTCGCGGCAAAGTTCCCCGCCGCCGATGCCAAGAGCCGCGCCACCGCCGCCATGCTCGGCCTCTACGCCAAGGAAGTGCGCTTCTACGCCGACATCGCTCCGCATCTGGGGGTGCGCGTGCCGCAGACCTTTGCCGCCGAAGTCAGCGAGGATGGCGGCGAGTTCGTGCTGCTGTTCGAAGATCTCGGCCCTGCGCGCGGCGGCAATCAGCTCGATAGCTGCTCCATCGAAGACGCGCGCGCCGCGATCCGGCAGGCGGCGGCTTTCCACGCGCCGAGCTGGCATAACGAGGCAGTGATCGGCGCGGAATGGCTGCGCACACCGCCCGCCGTAACCGCGCAGATCAGAGCGCTCTATCCGCAAGCGCAGGCGGAGTTCGCCAAGCGCTATTCTGACGTCCTCGAGCCGGAATTCATGGCGCTGTGCGAACAGATTGCTGCGATGCCCGAACTGTTCTCCTCGCGCGAGAAGCCGCCGCAATGCCTCACCCATGGCGACTTCCGGCTCGACAATATGCTGTTCGACATTCGCGGCGGGGCTGAGCCTATCGCGGTGCTCGACTGGCAGACGGTAAGCGCGGGCAATGCCATGCACGATATCGGCTATTTCCTCGGCACCGGGATCGGCGACGCGCTACGCCGGGCGCATGAGGACGAACTGCTCGACCTTTATTGCGACGAAATGAGCGCTCGCGGCGTTCCGCTCACCCGCGCAGACATCTGGGACGACTACCGGCGCGGCGCGTTGCACGGGGTCACCACCGCCGTCTTCAGCGCCGCCTTTGTCGAGCGGACCGAGCGGGGGGACGCGAACTTCCTCTCCATGGCCCGGGGCGGCTGCGCGCTGGCGCTCGAACACGATTCCATCGGCGCTCTTAAGGAGGCAGGCTGA
- a CDS encoding aminotransferase class I/II-fold pyridoxal phosphate-dependent enzyme, with translation MKKTTGMDRATTRNWRPATQAVRGGTWRSEHGETSEALFLTSGYTYDDAQTVADRFAGEAEGMTYSRLQNPTVAMLEERIALMEGAEACRAQASGMAAMTAALLCQLSAGDHVVAARAAFGSCRWLVDHLLPKFGIETSVIDSAENDQWEAAIKPNTKVFFFETPANPTLDVVDLKHVCDVARAHGITTVVDNAFASPALQRPMEFGADVVAYSATKLMDGQGRVLAGAVCGSQEWIDEVLLPFQRNTGPNISPFNAWVVHKGLETLSLRAHHQSKSAVELGQFLEPRIVKAGGEMRHPGLPSHPRHNLALAQMEATGPIFAFDVGTRERAFTILDALELVDISNNIGDARSLMCHPASTTHAGMEQEARDEMGVTEGLLRINVGLEDIADLTEDMDKALAAAGV, from the coding sequence ATGAAAAAGACCACCGGAATGGACCGCGCGACCACGCGCAACTGGCGCCCTGCAACACAGGCTGTGCGCGGCGGCACTTGGCGCAGCGAGCACGGCGAGACGAGCGAGGCGCTGTTCCTCACCTCGGGCTACACCTATGACGACGCGCAGACAGTCGCGGATCGCTTTGCGGGCGAGGCCGAGGGCATGACCTATTCGCGTCTCCAGAACCCGACCGTGGCGATGCTGGAAGAGCGGATCGCGCTGATGGAAGGCGCTGAAGCCTGCCGCGCGCAAGCCTCCGGTATGGCGGCAATGACGGCGGCTCTCCTGTGCCAGCTTTCGGCGGGCGATCACGTGGTTGCCGCGCGCGCGGCCTTTGGTTCGTGCCGCTGGCTGGTCGATCACCTGCTGCCCAAATTCGGGATCGAAACCAGCGTGATCGACAGCGCCGAGAACGACCAATGGGAAGCGGCGATCAAGCCCAACACCAAGGTCTTTTTCTTCGAAACCCCTGCCAACCCGACGCTAGACGTGGTGGACCTGAAGCATGTCTGCGACGTCGCCCGCGCGCATGGCATCACCACAGTGGTCGACAACGCCTTCGCCTCACCGGCCTTGCAGCGCCCGATGGAGTTCGGCGCGGACGTCGTGGCTTATTCTGCGACCAAGCTGATGGACGGGCAGGGCAGAGTGCTCGCCGGCGCGGTGTGCGGTTCGCAAGAGTGGATTGACGAAGTGCTGCTCCCCTTCCAGCGCAACACCGGCCCTAACATCTCTCCCTTCAACGCATGGGTGGTTCACAAGGGGCTGGAGACGCTGAGCCTGCGCGCGCATCACCAGAGCAAGAGCGCGGTGGAGCTGGGACAGTTCCTAGAGCCGCGCATCGTCAAAGCGGGCGGCGAGATGCGCCACCCCGGCCTGCCAAGCCATCCGCGCCACAATCTCGCGCTCGCGCAGATGGAAGCCACCGGCCCGATCTTCGCTTTCGACGTGGGCACACGCGAGCGCGCCTTCACGATCCTCGACGCGCTGGAGCTGGTCGATATCTCCAACAATATCGGTGATGCGCGCAGCCTGATGTGCCACCCTGCCAGCACCACGCATGCGGGGATGGAGCAGGAGGCGCGCGACGAGATGGGTGTCACCGAAGGGCTGCTGCGGATCAATGTCGGGCTGGAAGATATCGCCGACCTTACCGAGGATATGGACAAGGCGCTGGCGGCGGCAGGAGTTTAG
- a CDS encoding SulP family inorganic anion transporter produces the protein MTQTATFADTLRRDWLAQPRADILAGIVVALALIPEAIGFALIAGVDPSVGLYASVAIAMVIALTGGRPGMISAATAAVAVVVIPLVRDYGVEYLFAATILMGIFQGIAALLRLDLLMQFVSRSVITGFVNALAILIFMAQIPQLMPGNEGVGPWTWAMVLGGLAIIYGFPRITKVVPSPLVAIVLLTAATIYWGLPVNNVAGEGTLPDGLPTFALPNVPLTWETLRIIAPFSATMAAVGLLESLLTAQIVDDMTHTDSNKRRESAGQGIANVVAACFGGMGGCAMIGQSVINVASGGRGRLSTFTAGAFLLFLLTVLGPYVGQVPMPALVAVMIMVSIGTFSWNSIPNLRRHPSSSSVVMIATVVVVVWTHDLALGVLVGVLLSGIFFANKVRTLFTVERIRREHSAVYVVTGEIFFASVDKFKDALGPESQYEDAAHHVVIDVSRAHFWDISAIGALEKVIDRMRRNGRHTRVVGLNAASADLFDRFGLEDRTGIELGLAPMKAS, from the coding sequence ATGACCCAGACCGCCACCTTTGCGGACACGCTACGCCGCGATTGGCTCGCACAGCCGCGCGCAGACATTCTTGCGGGCATCGTGGTGGCGCTCGCGCTGATCCCCGAAGCGATCGGCTTTGCGTTGATTGCGGGGGTTGATCCCAGCGTCGGGCTTTATGCCAGCGTCGCGATTGCGATGGTGATTGCGCTCACCGGCGGGCGTCCGGGGATGATCTCTGCCGCGACAGCTGCGGTGGCGGTCGTCGTGATCCCGCTGGTGCGCGATTACGGGGTGGAATACCTGTTTGCCGCGACTATCCTGATGGGCATTTTCCAAGGGATCGCGGCTTTGCTGCGGCTTGACCTGTTGATGCAATTCGTCAGCCGCAGCGTCATCACCGGCTTTGTCAACGCGCTCGCGATCCTCATCTTCATGGCGCAGATCCCGCAGCTTATGCCGGGTAACGAGGGCGTCGGCCCGTGGACCTGGGCGATGGTTCTGGGCGGCCTTGCGATCATTTACGGCTTTCCGCGCATCACCAAGGTTGTGCCGAGCCCGCTGGTCGCAATTGTGCTGCTGACGGCGGCGACGATCTACTGGGGCCTGCCGGTCAACAATGTGGCCGGAGAAGGCACACTGCCTGATGGACTGCCAACATTCGCGCTGCCCAACGTACCGCTCACTTGGGAAACCCTGCGGATCATCGCGCCATTCTCCGCGACCATGGCCGCAGTCGGCCTGCTGGAAAGCCTGCTCACCGCGCAGATCGTCGACGACATGACCCACACCGACAGCAACAAACGCCGCGAGAGCGCCGGACAGGGCATCGCCAATGTCGTTGCGGCCTGTTTCGGCGGAATGGGCGGCTGCGCGATGATCGGCCAGTCGGTCATCAACGTCGCGAGCGGAGGCCGCGGGCGGCTTTCGACCTTTACCGCAGGCGCGTTCCTGCTGTTCCTGCTCACCGTGCTTGGGCCCTATGTCGGGCAGGTGCCGATGCCTGCTTTGGTCGCGGTGATGATCATGGTCAGCATCGGGACGTTCAGCTGGAACTCGATCCCCAATCTGCGCCGTCATCCGTCTTCCAGCTCGGTCGTGATGATCGCGACCGTAGTGGTGGTGGTCTGGACCCACGATCTCGCGCTCGGCGTGCTGGTCGGCGTGCTGCTGTCGGGCATCTTCTTCGCCAACAAGGTGCGCACCCTGTTCACCGTGGAGCGTATCCGCCGCGAACACAGCGCGGTCTATGTCGTCACCGGCGAGATCTTCTTCGCCAGCGTCGACAAATTCAAGGACGCGCTCGGGCCGGAGAGCCAGTATGAGGACGCCGCACACCATGTCGTGATCGACGTAAGCCGCGCGCATTTCTGGGACATCTCCGCAATCGGAGCGCTTGAGAAAGTGATCGACCGGATGCGCCGCAATGGCCGCCACACGCGCGTGGTCGGGCTGAATGCTGCAAGCGCGGACCTGTTCGACCGCTTCGGTTTGGAAGACCGCACCGGGATCGAGCTGGGTCTGGCCCCGATGAAGGCCTCGTAA
- a CDS encoding LysR family transcriptional regulator, translating to MKRTHLPLNALRVYDAAARHLSFTRAADELAVTPAAVGQQIRALEDHLGVVLFRRTSKGLELTPEGEAGLDPLREGFLRFEESVAAMQAGQASDRYTIAAPREFYAEWLAPRLAEFQAGTPKEIGGVVYSIVGNEDADFTEANLDLAIRLVDGPGELQGVQLAEARRVTVEAEGAREAWIDWPGAALPEGTRPCIKAGSAGQALSSALAGMGKTVLPLPLVEGAIERGQLKALDDPAESQRAYWLVAPIPQWRSKKVKALVEFLTGA from the coding sequence GTGAAACGCACACATCTCCCTTTGAATGCCCTGCGCGTCTATGACGCGGCGGCGAGGCACCTGTCCTTCACCCGCGCGGCGGACGAGCTGGCGGTTACGCCTGCCGCTGTCGGCCAGCAGATCCGCGCGCTGGAGGATCACCTTGGCGTGGTGCTGTTCCGCCGCACCTCGAAAGGGCTGGAGCTGACGCCCGAGGGTGAGGCGGGGCTTGATCCGCTGCGTGAAGGCTTCCTGCGCTTTGAAGAGAGCGTCGCCGCGATGCAGGCGGGGCAGGCGAGTGATCGCTACACGATTGCTGCGCCGCGCGAATTCTACGCCGAATGGCTTGCGCCGCGTCTGGCCGAGTTTCAGGCGGGCACGCCGAAGGAAATCGGCGGTGTCGTCTATTCGATCGTCGGCAATGAGGATGCGGACTTCACCGAGGCCAATCTCGACCTCGCGATCCGGCTGGTTGACGGGCCGGGCGAGCTGCAAGGCGTGCAACTCGCCGAAGCGCGCCGTGTGACGGTCGAGGCAGAAGGCGCGCGCGAGGCGTGGATCGACTGGCCCGGCGCCGCTCTGCCTGAAGGCACGCGCCCCTGCATCAAGGCCGGCAGCGCGGGCCAAGCGCTCTCCAGCGCGCTTGCGGGGATGGGCAAGACCGTGCTCCCGCTGCCGCTGGTCGAGGGCGCTATCGAACGAGGGCAGTTGAAGGCGCTCGACGATCCGGCGGAGAGCCAGCGCGCTTACTGGCTGGTCGCCCCGATCCCGCAATGGCGCTCCAAGAAGGTGAAGGCGCTGGTTGAGTTCCTTACTGGTGCGTGA
- the apaG gene encoding Co2+/Mg2+ efflux protein ApaG: MKELFQHAAITEGVTVRVAVNFLPEQSQPEAGKWFWVYHIRIENGTHEAIQLRTRHWRITDGRGMVNHVDGEGVVGEQPRLEPGESHDYVSGCPLTTQHGSMEGFYTFHKADGSPLEVRIPFFPLAAPETADGQSRT, translated from the coding sequence ATGAAAGAGCTGTTCCAACATGCTGCGATCACCGAGGGCGTCACCGTCCGGGTTGCGGTCAATTTCCTTCCTGAACAATCGCAGCCCGAGGCGGGCAAGTGGTTCTGGGTGTATCACATCCGGATCGAAAACGGCACGCACGAGGCGATCCAGTTGCGCACCCGCCATTGGCGGATTACCGACGGGCGCGGGATGGTGAACCATGTCGATGGCGAAGGGGTTGTGGGTGAACAGCCGCGGCTCGAACCGGGCGAGAGCCATGATTACGTCTCGGGCTGTCCGCTGACGACGCAGCATGGCTCGATGGAGGGGTTCTATACCTTCCACAAGGCTGATGGATCGCCGCTCGAAGTGCGCATTCCGTTCTTTCCGCTGGCAGCGCCTGAAACCGCCGACGGACAATCACGCACATAA